ATCGGGAATTTGTAAACCAGCATCAACTCACTATCGACGACTAAGTTTGGATACTGCTTTCGTTGTGCCAATTCACTGTAGGGTTCAATGACGGCTCGAGGAAACAAGTCCGCGCGGCCAGCGTCGACGATTTTAAAGATGCTCTCAAAACTGGGGACTTCTTTTACCTTAAACCCTCCGGCTGAAAGTACGCCGACATCTGCCCAACCTTCGCCTTGAATCATGCTAAGTTGTTCAAGTTCCGCTTTGGTTGCTACATTCGATAACTTGGCTTGTGTGGTTTTATTGGTAATGAAGATTCGATGTCCTAGTAAGCCTCGAAAAACCGGGTAACGAATTGGCACAAGTTGGCTTTCGAGTTTCTTATCGGCTCCCAACCAATCAATGGTCATTTTCCCCTCTTTGAGCAACTGTACTTTTCTCGATTGGGAATCGACTGGGCGAGAATAGGGCTTGATGGTCACTTGCTGCCCTGATTTGTTGGCAAGAAAGCCAATCAGTTCGATGGCGTATTTGTCGAGATCTGAACCATCACGTGGGATCGGGTGAACAATTTCAACTGCCGAGATACTTGTTGCCGAAAACAGCATCAAGACAGCATAAAGTCCGTTGCGAAATAGTGTACTCATCAGACATTCCTTTTTTGTTTGAACACTATAAAACCTAGTCAACAAATTCTTTATGTCAAAGTTGTCAATTGTGGTTTTCGCGCACGTATAGAGGCATATACTCTAGGAGGAGAGAAGAAGGCTCAAACCGCGCTCTGGGTGAACCGCGTCAACAGCGCGAGAGGTAACCATCTGATGTTGAGATGTTTAAGGGTTTAATCAAAAAAGCCAGTTCGCTCCCTAGTTGTGAGTTGATTTTCAAGGGGCTTAAAGACCGCGTACTGACTAATTTGAGTGATGACTGAGTGTCAAACCACGCTCTAAGCTGTCAGTGCGGTATTTGCTTGGTGTCTGATTAAACATTTTCTTGAAAGCGTATATGTAGGCGGAGTCAGACGCGTAACCTAATTCGATAGCAATTTCTTGAATACTCTTGTTTGAACTCAACAATTGCAGAGATAAAACCAACCGAATGTTTCTTCGCCACATTGCAAAGGATTGGGCAAACTCTTTTGCGCATAGTCGCGACAGAGTTCGCTCAGAAGCCCCTACTTTTGTTGCCCAATCTCGCAGTGTGAATGACAAATCAGGTTGCTGTTTAAGCTGGACAAAAATAGATAAAAGACGTTTATCTGTAGGAATGAGCAGGGGTATCTCGTAGCAGCTTGCCAATGCTATTTGATCTTGCAATACCATCAGCAAATGGGTGATGTTGGATTCGGACTGTGCGCGAGTACCGTTGTCAAACAAAACGAGTATCAACTCTTTTATGAATGGGCTGACAAAACAAGATTTCGGTTGAGCGCCATACTGAATGAATTTGTCTGGGTTAAGATAAATCGCTAGAAATTGAGTATCGGTAATGGCGATGGACTTGTGAACTGTGTTAGCAGGGATGTAAAGCATGCCATTGTGAGGCACTACCACACACTTCCCCCTATATCCGATTGCAATAACCCTTCAATAGGAAAGATGATTTGATGCCATGAGTGGGTATGAAAGTCATCAACGTAGCCTGAACTCATCGCCGTTGTTTTGGTAATGAATTGCTTCTCAGGAAATTCTAATATCAGATCGTTGGCTTGCATAGTTGTCTGTTTATCTATATCGGTCGTCGGGTAGTATAAAGTGCACCATATCGATTTGATATAACATCGTCAGCCAATCGTCAAACACAAGGCTGAAAGATGCATATTCACTTTATTATTCATGAATATTTCGAACCCCCAGGTGCCTATGAGGTTTGGGCAAAAAGTCACGCTCACACCATTACCTATTCTCGGTTATACCAAGGTGAAACGCTTGTTAATGATGTCCAAGATATCGATTTTCTGATTGTGATGGGCGGGCCTCAAGATCCAGTGACAACCACTGAACAATGTGCTCATTTTGATTCTAAAAGGGAACAGGAAGTGATTCGAAACGCCATTGACGCTGAAAAAGTGGTCATTGGTGTCTGTTTAGGGGCGCAATTGATAGGTGAAGCTTTAGGAGCCCAATACAACCACAGCCCAGAGCCTGAAATTGGTAAGTTCCCGATCACGCTAACCGATGCTGGCTTGGCACACCCGCTATTTGACCATTTTGGCAAGGAGCTAGAAGTAGGTCATTGGCATAACGACATGCCAGGTGTGACCACTGATGCACAAATCATTGCCCATAGTGAAGGGTGTCCGAGACAAATTGTGGCGTATAGTGAGCGAGTCTTTGGTTTTCAGTGTCATATGGAATTGACTAAAGATGTCGTCGCATTGTTGATTGACAACGATGATCTCAGTCAAGCGGCAAGGTATCGATTTGTCGAGGAACCAGACGTATTACTCAGCCACGACTATGAAGAAATGAACCAAAAATTACACGAGTTTTTAGATAAGTTACAAAATGTTTATCTATCAAAGCCCTAAATAACGATGTACTCGTTTTTAATACAAATACGGCTCTTCGGAGCCGTATTTGTCCCCAGTGAAGCGCATTAGATGGGCCATAAAACCACACGGCATTGTAAACATGTATAGCGATGTGGTTTATGGCGTGTAGACCAAACAATTAGCTACTGGGTTGGTTGTTAAGCAAGGATAGGTTAACTACAAGAATTGTGCGTCAACCATTTATCCACTTGCCCCTGATTTTGCTCCAACCAGCTTTTTGCTGCGTCATCAACCGACATTTTTTGATAGTCAACTAACATCGCGGCCAGAGCGATTTGTCCGTTATCCAGTTTGAACGAGTTAATAATATCCGTTGCACATTGAGATTTTTGATTGAGTTTATTTGAAATGGCGATTTTCAGCCACCCGCCAGCTGGGTTGCCACAGTCCCATTTGAAATTTGGGTTAACACCCCATGAGGCTTTTTGCTCGCACTGTTCATCGTATTTGGGGAACTCAACAAACTTTCCAGGATATTTTGCTTCAACCCAGTTAGGAGACCAGTTAAAAATGAGTAGCGGTTTTTTCGCGGCAATATATTCATCAATCTTGGCATTGATTTCTGCCCCATCTTTCAGTGTTACGACATCAAACTTGAGGCCAAGTGCTCTGATCCGCGCTGCATCTGGCTTCTCCCAAGGCCCTGTATAGTAAAGCCCTAGTTTTCCACCTTCCGCAAACTGTTCATGGCAGCTTTTCAGGGCATTCCAATCCGGTAGCCCGGGGCAGCTCTGCTCAACATAATCAGGGTACCACCAATCCTCTCGTGTGGTTGCTGTATGAGTCCCTCCATCAACAATGTTGCCCTTGTCGATGAGTTGATAAAATTTTGATGCCATTGAGCCTTCCCACACTTCAACTTGTACATCAGCTTCATCGTGAGAAAGTTTGTACCACTGCGCTCGCGCATTCGCATCAACATACTCGATGGGAACGCCCTTTTGACTGAGTAGATCCCCAGCACTTTGGTCAATACTTGCTGGCTGGTCCAGTCAAGAGAAAGAAGCCTTACGGGTTCACCGCTGTGTGAGCTGAAAGATAACCCTGCAAGCGAACAGGCTATCAACGTACGTACTGTATTCATAAATGTTACCCCTTCCAGATTGACTCTTATAGTGAAGGAGGTGATAGCAAAATTTGCAAGCAAGACCACTATCGAGCTGGTTGCTGATGATAAGGTTAACCGTTGAACGGCATTTTTATTATTGCTTTGTGAGTCCCGTTTGCGTATTATGCGCCCGCTTATTCAACTATCAACTAACTGTAAAGGAGTAAAAAATCATGACAAATACATCATTATCCTTTGCAGGTCTTGTCCTATAAGTAGCAGGAAGCTCTCTCATAAACCCCTTTTTTAAGGTATTCGCTTTCTTATAAAGCTACGCCCTAGTCAACTGACCTGCCAATACGTTTTTCGTTTTAAATCCTATTTAAAGGTATTGGTACTATGGGCAAATCCGTCCAAAAGATCACTGAAAACGTTAGCCTTATTGCGTCTACTGATACGTGGATTGAAGGGCTAGCAATACAACAACTGATTAAAACATCAAAATTAGCAGGCATGCAGCAAGTTGCTGGTATGCCGGACTTGCACCCTGGAAGAGGTTATCCAATTGGTGCAGCATTCTTTACAACCAGCAAAATTTACCCGGCATTAGTGGGCAATGATATTGGTTGTGGTATGTCGCTTTGGCAAACGTCAGCAAAAGTATCCAAGGTTAACTTAGATAAGTTAGCGAAGAAGTTTGGGCATGTCGAACAGCCTCTAGACGATAGCTGGGCAGAGCACGTTGCCGCGAGAAAATCAGAAAAAAGCATTACCACGAATGCGTATGACTATGCACTAGGCACTATCGGTGGCGGTAACCATTTTGCCGAGTTTCAGGCGATTGAAGAAGTGTACCAACAACAAGCTTTAGATGAACTTGGGTTAAACAAAAAGCATCTACAGCTACTTGTGCACTCTGGCTCTAGAGGTCTAGGGCAATCGATTTTAGTCAACCATATAACCACCCATAATCATGACGGCATCGAAGTCGGAGACGCGATTGGTAATTTCGCAGATTACCTGCAAAAGCATGATGAAGCGGTGCGTTGGGCTGAGCTAAATCGAGAACTTATTGCCAAGCGATTTCTTGACGCTATTCGTGCCAAAGGAGAGTGCGCTCTGGATGTGAATCACAATCTAGTTTCAGCCAAAGAAATTGAGGGCCAGCAAGGTTGGTTACACAGAAAAGGAGCGACTCCAAGCGACAAAGGCTATGTCGTCATTCCAGGTTCACGCGGAGATTACAGCTATTTAGTCAAGCCCATTGAAGGTGCAGATAAAAATATGGCAGTCAGCCTTTATTCACTCGCCCATGGCGCTGGCAGAAAGTGGAAACGCGGGGAATGTCATGGCCGGTTGGGGCATAAATACAAGCGCGAGGACTTATATCGTACCGCTCTTGGCAGCCGTGTGGTGTGTGGTAATAAGGAACTTCTTTATGATGAAGCACCGCAAGCGTATAAAAATTGTGAAACCGTCATTAACGATATGGTTGATGCGGGGTTAATCGAGGTCGTAGCAAAATTACGCCCCGTGTTAACGTTTAAAACCAATGGAGAGTGTTCATCATGATATTACTCCAATTATCGTCAGGACAAGGTCCTATCGAATGTTGTAAGGCCATTGGTTTAGCGCTAAAAGCGATTGAAAAAGAATGTCGCGCTGAAAACATAGAGCTGGATGTCGTGGATATCCTTGCTGCCGATGATAAGGATTGTTTCAGATCCGTATTGCTAAAGCTGGATTCACCATTTGAGGAGAGAGCCAAGCAATTGGCTTTCTCTTGGCAGGGCGCCATGTTGTGGGTGTGTCAAAGTGCCTTTCGACCTAAACATAAGCGTAAGAATTGGTTTTTCAGTGGCCAAATGTTCGAAGTCGATGAGTCAAGCCTAGATAGCGGTGTAACGTATCAAACGTGCCGGGCATCGGGGGCTGGTGGTCAGCATGTCAATACAACCAATTCGGCGGTGCGTGCCACTCACACGGAAACAGGTGTTTCCGTGCGGGTTGAAAGTGAACGTAGCCAACATGCCAACAAACGGCTAGCCAGAGCCTTATTGTTTCAAAAACTAGAAATGATGAAGCAAGAGCAAATGACTTCTCAAGAAAAAGCACGTTGGCAACAACATCGGGAGCTTGAACGGGGCAACCCTGTAAAGACATTTAAAGGCGAAAAGTTTGTCGCTGTGACAAGAAAAAGTCGCTAAGCCCAAATCAACAAGGATTGAATATGACAAACTTACTTTTTATATGCAGTCGAAATCAATGGCGTAGCCCGACAGGAGAACAAGTGTGGAGAAACCACCCCAAAGTCTCCGTAAGGTCAGCTGGCACGAGTCCTAAAGCACGCAAGACTGTATCTGTTAAAGACATTCAATGGTCTGACATTATTTTTGTGATGGAAGAAAAACACAGAAGTCGCTTAAAGTCTCAGTTCACTCGACTTTTAGACTACAAAGACATTCATGTGCTCGATGTTCCAGACGAGTATCAGTATATGGATGAAGAGTTAATTGAAACTATGAAGCAATCGGTTAGCAGCTATTTAGGAATAGCTGCACCATAAAACCCACAAATTATTAGAGGATAGAACAATGTAATTCCATCAAAGCACAGCAAATGAGTAATCTCGCAAGCCACAAAAATGCGGGAGAACGTGCTGTGCCTATTTCAATGACAGCTAAGCAAGTGGCTTAGTGTTAGTTAAATAGACATGGAGTTATAACATGAGATTTAAATATCCTCGCACCCCTCATTTACCTTGGTCACCGGGTGCTACAAAGGATGATATCTACCAAGGCGTTTTAGGTCACTTTGAAGGTAAGACAGTCGTTGTTACTGAAAAAATGGACGGCGAAAACACCACCTTGTATTCAGATTACGTGCATGCTCGCTCTATCGATAGCCGCTTTCACCCATCGAGAACGTGGGTTAAGGCTTTGCAAGCTAAAATCGGATATCGGATTCCAATTGGATGGCGTATTTGTGGTGAAAACCTCTATGCAAGACATTCAATTGCTTATGACGCGTTGACTAGCTATTTCATGGCTTTTTCAGCATGGAATGACAGAAATGAATGTTTAAGTTGGCAAGAGAGCAAACTATTTTTCGAACAGCTAGGGCTGGAAACACCAAAAGAACTCTACCTGGGGCTTTGGTGTGAAGAGACGATCCGCAATATTGATTTGGATATTGAACATCAAGAAGGTTATGTGGTGCGAATTGCTGACCGCTTTCACTTTAATGAGTTTCCTCAGTGTGTGTCGAAATGGGTGAGAACTGATCATGTGGTCACGGATCAACACTGGATGCATGCTGAAGTGATACCTAACGGACTAAA
This DNA window, taken from Vibrio neptunius, encodes the following:
- the prfH gene encoding peptide chain release factor H — its product is MILLQLSSGQGPIECCKAIGLALKAIEKECRAENIELDVVDILAADDKDCFRSVLLKLDSPFEERAKQLAFSWQGAMLWVCQSAFRPKHKRKNWFFSGQMFEVDESSLDSGVTYQTCRASGAGGQHVNTTNSAVRATHTETGVSVRVESERSQHANKRLARALLFQKLEMMKQEQMTSQEKARWQQHRELERGNPVKTFKGEKFVAVTRKSR
- a CDS encoding phosphotyrosine protein phosphatase, encoding MTNLLFICSRNQWRSPTGEQVWRNHPKVSVRSAGTSPKARKTVSVKDIQWSDIIFVMEEKHRSRLKSQFTRLLDYKDIHVLDVPDEYQYMDEELIETMKQSVSSYLGIAAP
- a CDS encoding RNA ligase family protein, translated to MRFKYPRTPHLPWSPGATKDDIYQGVLGHFEGKTVVVTEKMDGENTTLYSDYVHARSIDSRFHPSRTWVKALQAKIGYRIPIGWRICGENLYARHSIAYDALTSYFMAFSAWNDRNECLSWQESKLFFEQLGLETPKELYLGLWCEETIRNIDLDIEHQEGYVVRIADRFHFNEFPQCVSKWVRTDHVVTDQHWMHAEVIPNGLKDTTGGEGEKIE
- a CDS encoding RNA ligase RtcB family protein; the encoded protein is MGKSVQKITENVSLIASTDTWIEGLAIQQLIKTSKLAGMQQVAGMPDLHPGRGYPIGAAFFTTSKIYPALVGNDIGCGMSLWQTSAKVSKVNLDKLAKKFGHVEQPLDDSWAEHVAARKSEKSITTNAYDYALGTIGGGNHFAEFQAIEEVYQQQALDELGLNKKHLQLLVHSGSRGLGQSILVNHITTHNHDGIEVGDAIGNFADYLQKHDEAVRWAELNRELIAKRFLDAIRAKGECALDVNHNLVSAKEIEGQQGWLHRKGATPSDKGYVVIPGSRGDYSYLVKPIEGADKNMAVSLYSLAHGAGRKWKRGECHGRLGHKYKREDLYRTALGSRVVCGNKELLYDEAPQAYKNCETVINDMVDAGLIEVVAKLRPVLTFKTNGECSS
- a CDS encoding glutamine amidotransferase (Catalyzes the transfer of the ammonia group from glutamine to a new carbon-nitrogen group); translation: MHIHFIIHEYFEPPGAYEVWAKSHAHTITYSRLYQGETLVNDVQDIDFLIVMGGPQDPVTTTEQCAHFDSKREQEVIRNAIDAEKVVIGVCLGAQLIGEALGAQYNHSPEPEIGKFPITLTDAGLAHPLFDHFGKELEVGHWHNDMPGVTTDAQIIAHSEGCPRQIVAYSERVFGFQCHMELTKDVVALLIDNDDLSQAARYRFVEEPDVLLSHDYEEMNQKLHEFLDKLQNVYLSKP